The Triticum aestivum cultivar Chinese Spring chromosome 7B, IWGSC CS RefSeq v2.1, whole genome shotgun sequence genome window below encodes:
- the LOC123160651 gene encoding uncharacterized protein: MEQFQDGHHVRLRSRERGMYLHADEDGRGVSLHHRRASMNAAWVVHLYHGHAEYVLLHSAAYGRYLAATDAPAPLGHRGLRVELRDYGQPEVQAIMWKADGADSGNDVLLWQFTGRCLRANGRYLSWNNGVSAEDIEDTYIVSTMMHWVVEPIPAREGTPPLPRPTGLPFPGILTALLPSRLIVYVRAGADGTLMNHGALVFRGRSVVRLRKKLVRRLGDIMDVSNLVMCVEAGSFGRLTPLVVDLPRSVRGLHIVVFAAAHAEVRYADVDAL; encoded by the exons ATGGAGCAGTTCCAGGACGGCCACCACGTGCGGCTGCGGAGCCGCGAGCGCGGCATGTACCTGCACGCCGACGAGGACGGGCGTGGCGTCTCCCTCCACCACCGCCGGGCGTCGATGAACGCGGCTTGGGTGGTGCACTTGTACCACGGCCACGCGGAGTACGTGCTCCTCCACAGCGCCGCCTACGGTCGCTACCTCGCCGCCACGGACGCGCCGGCGCCGCTAGGCCACCGCGGGCTCCGCGTCGAGCTGCGCGACTACGGACAGCCGGAGGTGCAGGCCATCATGTGGAAGGCCGACGGGGCCGACTCTGGGAACGACGTCCTTCTCTGGCAGTTCACCGGCCGCTGCCTCCGCGCCAACGGGAGGTACCTCAGCTGGAACAATGGCGTCAGCGCCGAGGACATCGAGGACACCTACATCGTCAGCACGATGATGCACTGGGTAGTGGAGCCCATCCCCGCCAGGGAGGGCACGCCTCCCCTTCCACGTCCGACTGGG CTTCCCTTCCCCGGAATACTCACTGCCCTGCTGCCGTCGCGGCTGATCGTGTACGTGCGGGCGGGCGCCGACGGGACCCTCATGAACCACGGCGCGTTGGTGTTCAGGGGCAGGTCCGTGGTCCGGCTGAGGAAGAAGCTGGTCCGCCGGCTGGGTGACATCATGGACGTCTCCAACCTCGTCATGTGCGTCGAAGCGGGTAGTTTCGGGCGTCTTACTCCACTGGTCGTCGACCTGCCCCGCAGTGTCCGGGGCCTCCACATCGTCGTCTTCGCGGCCG CCCATGCGGAGGTGCGGTACGCGGATGTCGATGCATTGTAG